A window from Kovacikia minuta CCNUW1 encodes these proteins:
- a CDS encoding type I restriction endonuclease subunit R, translating into MSKFTESDVEEAALYYFEQLGYTVFGGPDIAPGESGAERSNYADVVLGDRLRSALTRLNPQVPPDEIQSAIQQVLRPETQNLYDNNQRFHRLLTEGVPVSYPGADGRTQHDQVWLIDWNNPDQNDWLVVNQFTVIENRKKRIPDVVVFINGLPLGVIELKNAASETADIEGAFNQLQTYKRDIPSLFTYNEILLISDGREARLGSLTADRDRFMPWRIPPRPTADVLPFPNRTQPKAAEPGGIYAASVSPNAPELEVLISDVFERSHFLDLIRFFTVFEVDGDRITKKMAGYHQYHAVNKAVAETVKATAPEGDKKVGIIWHTQGSGKSLSMAFYAGKIIQHPAMANPTLVVLTDRNDLDEQLFTTFSKCHALLRQQPVQAADRADLKDKLNVASGGVVFTTIQKFAPDKPGGAYEVISPRRNIVFIADEAHRSQYGLSARVVKTKDKDTGEEGAYTAYGFAKYLRDALPCQMSTTFLRNDSYLADL; encoded by the coding sequence ATGAGCAAGTTTACCGAATCAGATGTTGAAGAAGCTGCCCTCTATTACTTTGAGCAGTTAGGCTATACCGTTTTCGGTGGTCCTGATATTGCCCCTGGTGAATCTGGAGCAGAACGTAGCAACTATGCCGATGTCGTGCTGGGCGATCGCCTCCGCTCTGCCCTGACTCGGCTCAACCCTCAAGTCCCGCCCGACGAAATCCAATCCGCAATTCAGCAAGTCCTCCGCCCCGAAACTCAAAACCTCTACGACAACAACCAACGCTTCCATCGACTCTTGACCGAAGGCGTTCCCGTTTCCTACCCTGGCGCAGATGGACGCACTCAACACGACCAGGTATGGCTGATCGACTGGAACAACCCCGACCAAAACGATTGGCTCGTCGTCAACCAGTTCACCGTCATCGAGAATCGAAAAAAGCGCATTCCTGATGTCGTTGTCTTCATCAACGGACTGCCCCTCGGCGTCATCGAACTCAAAAACGCCGCCAGCGAAACCGCTGATATCGAAGGAGCCTTTAACCAACTCCAGACCTACAAGCGAGACATTCCCAGCCTCTTCACCTATAACGAAATTCTGCTCATCTCTGATGGTCGAGAAGCCCGTCTCGGTTCTCTCACCGCCGATCGCGATCGCTTCATGCCCTGGCGCATCCCACCCCGTCCCACAGCAGACGTTCTCCCCTTCCCCAATCGCACCCAACCCAAAGCCGCTGAACCAGGCGGGATTTATGCCGCCAGCGTTTCACCCAATGCGCCAGAACTGGAAGTCCTGATCAGTGATGTGTTTGAGCGATCGCACTTCCTCGACCTGATCCGCTTCTTCACTGTTTTTGAGGTAGATGGCGATCGCATCACCAAAAAGATGGCAGGTTACCACCAATATCATGCCGTCAACAAAGCCGTTGCCGAAACCGTCAAAGCCACCGCTCCAGAAGGCGATAAGAAGGTTGGCATCATCTGGCATACCCAGGGGTCAGGCAAGAGCCTGTCGATGGCATTCTACGCCGGAAAAATCATTCAGCATCCGGCAATGGCAAACCCCACCCTGGTTGTCCTCACCGATCGCAACGACCTCGACGAACAACTTTTCACCACCTTCTCCAAATGCCATGCACTGCTGCGCCAGCAACCCGTCCAGGCAGCAGACCGGGCTGACCTCAAAGACAAACTCAACGTCGCTTCCGGTGGCGTCGTCTTTACCACCATTCAGAAATTTGCGCCAGACAAACCCGGTGGTGCCTACGAAGTCATCTCCCCACGCCGCAACATTGTCTTCATTGCCGACGAGGCGCACCGTTCTCAATACGGGCTGTCGGCACGAGTCGTCAAAACCAAAGACAAAGACACGGGGGAAGAAGGAGCATACACCGCCTATGGTTTCGCCAAATACCTGCGCGATGCCCTGCCCTGTCAAATGTCAACTACCTTTTTGAGAAATGACAGCTACTTGGCGGATTTATAG
- a CDS encoding type II toxin-antitoxin system VapC family toxin, with translation MKPGTALHQVNRFLLDAAPVIYYIDANPVYFDLMDQIFTWIESNSIRVVTSPVTLAECLILPIRQNNLSQQQLFIDIITAQDTADFIETTASIARTAAEIRARYNLKLPDALQVATAIAAGCQAFLTNDAQLKQVTELKVLLVSELEA, from the coding sequence ATGAAGCCTGGAACCGCTTTGCATCAGGTCAATCGATTCCTTTTGGATGCTGCTCCGGTGATCTATTACATTGATGCGAACCCTGTCTATTTTGACCTTATGGATCAAATCTTCACCTGGATTGAGTCTAATTCAATTCGTGTTGTTACATCACCAGTGACTCTGGCAGAATGCTTGATCCTACCCATACGCCAGAATAATTTGTCTCAACAGCAATTATTTATCGATATTATTACAGCCCAAGATACGGCTGATTTTATTGAGACGACTGCTTCAATTGCCAGAACTGCTGCCGAAATTCGCGCCAGGTACAATTTGAAATTACCTGATGCCTTACAAGTTGCAACCGCGATCGCCGCTGGCTGTCAGGCTTTTCTGACGAATGATGCTCAGCTCAAGCAGGTGACTGAGTTGAAGGTGTTGCTGGTGAGTGAATTGGAGGCATGA
- a CDS encoding DUF4160 domain-containing protein, protein MPTVLYLKGWRFHFYSNEGSEPIHIHAQKGESDCKYWLDVDLYDIREAYSYNLSRRDTREVRKIILQHFDEIVEAWNTHFGG, encoded by the coding sequence ATGCCAACTGTTCTCTACTTAAAGGGGTGGCGATTCCATTTTTATTCCAACGAAGGCAGCGAACCCATCCACATTCACGCTCAAAAAGGAGAGTCAGACTGTAAATACTGGCTCGATGTCGATCTATATGACATTCGCGAAGCTTATTCTTATAATCTATCCCGACGAGATACACGCGAAGTTCGCAAAATTATCTTGCAACATTTCGACGAAATTGTCGAAGCCTGGAACACCCACTTTGGAGGTTAA
- a CDS encoding AAA family ATPase yields the protein MARHSVPRIEYLRVQNYRALRDLELKDITPLTVFLGPNGSGKSTIFDVFAFLSECFQFGLRRAWDKRGRFRELRTRGVEEPIIIELKYRERPKSPIITYHLAIAENAKGPYITEEWLQWRRGQTGQPFRFLNFKDGSGQVITGEIPDEQDERVSEQLSSPEMLAVNTLGQFARHPRVSALRQFITGWYLSYLTADTTRGTPEAGPQERLSATGDNLPNVIQYLKEQYPDRLDQILRTLSNRIPRLERVDADMMPDGRLLLQVKDAPFEQPVLAKFASDGTLKMLAYLTVLYDPDPPELIGIEEPENQLHPRLLPELAGECREATTNSQLMVTTHSPFFVDALRPEEVWVLYRDENGYTKAKRTADMRGIKEFIEQGALLGNLWTENYFEVGDPLTNAGGSTQRVV from the coding sequence ATGGCTAGACATTCTGTTCCTCGCATCGAATATCTGCGTGTCCAGAACTACCGTGCTTTACGTGACCTGGAACTCAAAGACATTACGCCACTAACCGTATTTTTAGGACCAAATGGTAGCGGTAAATCGACTATCTTCGATGTTTTTGCTTTTCTTTCAGAATGTTTCCAGTTTGGCTTACGCCGTGCTTGGGACAAACGCGGACGGTTTCGTGAACTTCGCACCCGTGGCGTGGAAGAACCCATCATCATTGAACTGAAATATCGGGAACGTCCAAAATCACCCATCATCACCTATCATCTTGCCATTGCTGAAAATGCCAAAGGTCCCTACATTACTGAAGAGTGGCTGCAATGGCGCAGAGGGCAAACAGGACAACCCTTTAGATTTCTGAATTTTAAGGATGGCTCCGGTCAGGTAATCACAGGTGAAATTCCGGATGAGCAAGACGAGCGAGTGTCTGAACAACTTAGTTCCCCCGAAATGCTGGCTGTTAATACCCTAGGACAATTTGCCAGACACCCCCGTGTCAGTGCCCTACGGCAATTCATCACAGGCTGGTATCTCTCCTACCTCACCGCAGATACCACCCGTGGTACACCCGAAGCAGGTCCCCAAGAACGGCTTTCCGCTACTGGTGATAATCTGCCAAATGTCATTCAATATCTCAAGGAACAATACCCCGATCGGTTAGACCAAATTCTCCGCACTCTTTCCAATCGGATTCCCAGACTAGAACGTGTCGATGCCGACATGATGCCCGATGGACGCTTGCTGTTGCAAGTGAAAGATGCTCCATTTGAGCAACCCGTCCTAGCTAAATTTGCCTCTGATGGCACACTCAAAATGCTTGCCTATCTTACGGTGCTCTATGACCCCGACCCACCAGAACTAATTGGCATTGAAGAGCCAGAAAATCAACTTCATCCACGCTTACTTCCAGAACTGGCGGGTGAATGTCGGGAAGCAACCACAAACAGCCAGCTAATGGTCACCACACACTCACCATTCTTTGTTGATGCCCTCAGACCCGAAGAAGTTTGGGTACTCTATCGCGACGAGAACGGTTATACCAAGGCAAAACGCACGGCTGATATGCGAGGCATTAAAGAATTTATTGAACAAGGTGCATTGCTGGGCAACCTTTGGACAGAAAACTATTTTGAAGTGGGTGACCCGCTCACTAATGCAGGTGGTTCTACTCAACGGGTGGTTTAG
- a CDS encoding restriction endonuclease subunit S domain-containing protein: MAPANWICCIADDIKAPSRNAAVGGPFGSNLVSRDYQPSGIPVIRGSNLSFSAGYFNSDEFVYVSEDKAKELSANIAIPGDIVFTQRGTLGQVGIVPSNLSYKRFVISMVRTIFREKNQHLDKRLPPFVRCR; encoded by the coding sequence ATGGCTCCTGCTAATTGGATTTGTTGTATCGCAGACGATATCAAAGCTCCAAGTAGAAATGCCGCCGTTGGAGGTCCGTTTGGCTCTAACTTAGTTAGCCGAGATTATCAGCCATCTGGCATTCCTGTAATCCGTGGTAGTAACCTCAGTTTCAGTGCTGGGTATTTCAACAGTGATGAGTTTGTATATGTTAGTGAGGATAAAGCGAAGGAACTGTCAGCAAACATAGCAATTCCGGGAGATATTGTTTTTACTCAACGAGGAACCCTTGGACAAGTTGGAATTGTTCCCAGCAACCTTTCATATAAGCGTTTTGTAATATCAATGGTTCGGACAATTTTTAGGGAGAAAAATCAGCATCTAGACAAAAGGCTACCTCCATTTGTAAGGTGCAGATAA
- a CDS encoding restriction endonuclease subunit S: MVISQSQMKLTCDRSKADPLFIYYCFKSPQILDYIQRNVISTGVPHINLTILKQTPLLLPPLDEQKAIAHILGTLDDKIELNQQINHTLESIARALFKSWFIDFDPVRAKLDGRQPAGMDAETAALFPAEFEDGGAIGQIPKGWKVGMMEDEFKITMGQSPPGSTYNQEADGLPFYQGCTDFGFRYPSIRVYCNAPSRFADSGDTLISVRAPVGSINMANERCCIGRGVAAARHKQGSRSYTYYTMHGLNEHFARFEAEGTVFGSMNKKGFLSIPCIIPPTVIISAFEQLAFLLDQRIENQEHQILTLTSIRDVLLPKLLSGEIRLQDAEAVVEAVT, encoded by the coding sequence ATTGTAATATCACAAAGTCAAATGAAACTGACTTGTGATAGAAGTAAAGCCGATCCACTCTTCATTTACTACTGTTTCAAATCTCCTCAGATTTTGGATTACATCCAAAGAAATGTTATTTCAACTGGAGTTCCACACATTAATCTAACAATTCTGAAACAAACCCCACTACTGTTACCACCGCTTGATGAGCAGAAGGCGATCGCCCACATTCTCGGCACCCTCGACGACAAAATCGAACTCAACCAGCAGATAAACCACACGCTGGAAAGCATCGCCCGTGCCCTCTTCAAATCCTGGTTTATCGACTTCGACCCCGTCCGCGCCAAGCTGGATGGACGACAACCCGCAGGCATGGATGCTGAAACGGCGGCTCTGTTTCCGGCTGAGTTTGAGGATGGAGGAGCGATCGGGCAGATCCCGAAGGGGTGGAAGGTTGGAATGATGGAGGATGAGTTTAAAATCACAATGGGGCAGTCGCCTCCAGGCTCAACCTACAACCAAGAAGCTGATGGATTGCCTTTTTATCAAGGGTGTACAGATTTTGGTTTTCGCTATCCGTCAATTCGAGTTTATTGCAATGCTCCGTCACGCTTTGCAGATTCGGGAGATACTTTAATTAGTGTTCGTGCCCCGGTTGGAAGTATCAATATGGCAAATGAGAGGTGCTGTATTGGTCGGGGAGTTGCTGCTGCTAGACACAAACAGGGTAGCCGATCCTATACCTACTACACAATGCACGGACTTAATGAACACTTTGCCCGTTTTGAAGCAGAGGGAACTGTATTTGGCTCAATGAATAAAAAAGGCTTTCTTTCTATTCCTTGCATTATTCCTCCAACAGTAATCATTAGTGCATTTGAGCAATTAGCATTTCTCCTAGATCAACGTATAGAAAACCAAGAGCACCAAATATTAACTCTTACCTCAATCCGTGATGTCCTCCTGCCAAAACTCCTCTCCGGTGAGATCCGCCTCCAAGATGCCGAAGCGGTTGTGGAGGCAGTGACGTAA
- a CDS encoding type I restriction enzyme endonuclease domain-containing protein encodes MVGTEKRLAQVANDIIHHFENRLTAMDGKGMIVCMSRRICVDLYNQIIQLRPDWYSDDDKQGSLKVIMTGSASDPETFRPHIRSKKARDAIANRLRDPQDPLKLVIVRDMWLTGFDAPCLHTMYIDKPMKGHNLMQAIARVNRVFGSKPGGLVVDYLGIAEDLKNALRDYTEGDRGETGIPISEAVALMQEKYEIVQAMFHGYDYSRFFTGTPPERLTTLCEATDWILRPEFKDDNGVQRYIQAVTELSKAYALCATEEEAINLREEVGFFQAIKATLSKHTVEGGKSKAELDAAVRQIVTRAVASDQVIDIFATAGLDKPEISILSDQFLAEVRDLPQKNLALEILRKLLNDEIRSRSRRNVVQSRHFSEMLENTIKRYQNRSIESAQVIQELIKLAEDMREANRRGEDLGLTEDELAFYDALEVNDSAVQVLGDETLRTIARELVEAVRRNVSIDWTEREAVRAKLRAIVKRLLRKYGYPPDKQEKATQTVIQQAETLCKDWAA; translated from the coding sequence ATGGTCGGCACCGAAAAGCGATTAGCTCAGGTTGCCAACGACATCATCCACCACTTCGAGAACCGCCTCACTGCAATGGATGGCAAAGGCATGATTGTCTGCATGAGCCGCCGCATTTGTGTAGACCTCTACAACCAGATCATTCAACTCCGTCCCGACTGGTACAGTGACGACGATAAACAGGGCAGCCTCAAAGTCATCATGACGGGTAGCGCCTCCGATCCAGAAACCTTCCGGCCCCATATCCGCTCCAAAAAAGCACGCGATGCGATCGCCAACCGTCTACGCGACCCCCAAGACCCCCTCAAGCTCGTCATCGTTCGGGATATGTGGCTCACTGGCTTCGATGCCCCCTGCCTCCACACCATGTACATCGATAAGCCCATGAAAGGGCACAACCTGATGCAGGCGATCGCCCGCGTCAACCGCGTCTTTGGCTCCAAACCCGGTGGCTTAGTCGTAGACTACCTCGGTATTGCCGAAGATCTGAAGAACGCCCTGAGAGACTATACCGAAGGCGATCGGGGCGAAACAGGCATTCCGATCTCAGAAGCCGTTGCCCTGATGCAAGAGAAATACGAAATCGTCCAGGCAATGTTTCACGGCTACGACTACTCCCGCTTCTTCACCGGCACCCCTCCAGAACGCCTCACCACCCTCTGCGAAGCCACCGACTGGATTCTGCGCCCCGAATTCAAAGACGACAACGGCGTCCAGCGGTACATCCAGGCTGTGACTGAACTTTCCAAAGCCTACGCCCTCTGTGCTACGGAAGAGGAAGCGATCAACCTCCGCGAAGAAGTAGGATTCTTCCAGGCCATCAAAGCCACCCTCTCTAAACACACCGTTGAAGGTGGCAAGAGCAAAGCCGAACTGGATGCTGCTGTCCGCCAGATCGTCACCCGTGCCGTCGCCTCGGATCAGGTGATCGACATCTTCGCCACTGCCGGACTCGATAAGCCCGAAATCTCCATCCTCTCCGACCAATTTCTTGCCGAAGTCCGCGACCTGCCCCAAAAGAACCTGGCACTCGAAATTCTCCGAAAACTTCTCAATGACGAGATCCGAAGCCGATCTCGTCGCAATGTCGTGCAATCTCGCCACTTCTCCGAGATGCTGGAGAACACCATCAAACGCTATCAAAACCGCTCGATCGAATCTGCCCAGGTAATTCAAGAACTGATCAAACTCGCTGAAGACATGCGGGAAGCCAACCGACGCGGCGAAGATCTGGGACTCACCGAAGACGAACTTGCCTTCTATGATGCTTTGGAAGTCAACGACAGCGCCGTCCAAGTGCTGGGCGATGAAACCCTGCGAACGATCGCCCGTGAACTGGTAGAAGCCGTCCGTCGCAACGTCAGCATTGATTGGACGGAACGAGAAGCGGTCAGAGCCAAGCTGAGAGCGATCGTCAAACGCCTTCTACGAAAATATGGCTACCCACCCGATAAACAAGAAAAAGCAACCCAAACCGTCATTCAACAAGCTGAAACCCTTTGTAAGGACTGGGCGGCGTAA
- a CDS encoding transposase, translated as MSLFPTILLVVGKVNFTNLSRYSEWSEKTYRRQYTQAFNFIGLNAQLIQEAVPPSATQIGAIDCSFIAKSGKMTYGLDWFYNGSRNRTEKGLEISVIAVIDVEARRGYSLSVQQTPATNPGKQTQAQSKTVSWQTIEQVQQRLQQLPPKPPTPAPLTRIDHYLEHLKHTRQSLPPAVKYCVADGVYSKQKFVAGVVALDLHLISKLRSDANLRYLYTGEQKPRGARRKYDGKVDFKDLSRLTFVEQLEAGLTLYTAVVWHVSLKRQIRIAYLVDTRKAGKTGVALLFSSDVELDAKLMVQYYQARFQIEFIFRDAKQFTGLCDAQTRDPQRLEFHFNASLTTLNLAKYQEQLRPTQPDATVSSVPFSMASYKRFAFNDHLLERFICQLELDPTLIKSHPNYENLRSYGIIAA; from the coding sequence TTGAGCTTGTTTCCCACGATTCTTTTGGTGGTAGGCAAAGTCAACTTCACTAACTTGAGTCGGTATAGTGAATGGTCAGAGAAAACCTATCGCCGTCAGTACACTCAAGCGTTCAACTTCATAGGACTCAATGCTCAGTTGATTCAGGAGGCAGTTCCGCCTAGCGCGACTCAGATTGGCGCAATCGACTGCTCGTTTATCGCCAAAAGTGGCAAAATGACCTACGGCTTGGACTGGTTCTACAACGGCAGTCGCAATCGCACCGAAAAGGGCTTAGAGATCTCGGTGATTGCGGTAATTGATGTCGAAGCTCGCCGAGGGTATAGCTTGTCGGTGCAACAAACCCCGGCAACCAACCCAGGGAAGCAGACTCAAGCACAAAGCAAGACTGTTAGCTGGCAGACGATTGAGCAAGTACAGCAGAGGTTGCAACAGTTGCCCCCGAAACCTCCCACACCTGCCCCCTTGACTCGGATTGACCATTATCTGGAGCATCTCAAGCACACTCGTCAGTCTCTGCCGCCAGCAGTGAAGTATTGTGTTGCCGATGGCGTCTATAGCAAGCAGAAGTTTGTTGCAGGAGTCGTGGCGTTGGACCTACACCTGATTAGCAAATTGCGCAGTGATGCCAATCTGCGCTACCTCTACACGGGTGAGCAGAAACCTCGGGGTGCCAGACGCAAATACGACGGCAAAGTAGACTTCAAAGACCTCAGTCGTCTCACCTTTGTAGAACAACTTGAAGCTGGCTTAACCCTTTACACTGCTGTAGTTTGGCATGTCTCCCTGAAACGGCAAATTCGCATTGCTTACCTGGTCGATACTCGTAAAGCCGGGAAAACGGGTGTGGCCTTGCTGTTTTCCAGTGATGTTGAACTGGATGCCAAATTGATGGTGCAATATTACCAGGCGAGGTTCCAAATTGAATTCATTTTTAGAGACGCAAAACAGTTTACAGGGTTGTGTGATGCTCAAACTCGCGACCCTCAAAGACTCGAGTTCCATTTCAATGCCTCTCTAACGACGTTGAACCTGGCAAAATATCAAGAGCAATTACGTCCAACTCAACCCGATGCAACTGTGTCTTCAGTCCCCTTTTCGATGGCAAGCTACAAGCGCTTTGCCTTCAATGACCATCTGCTGGAGCGATTTATTTGCCAATTAGAGTTAGACCCAACTTTGATTAAATCCCATCCCAACTATGAAAACCTCCGTTCCTACGGCATTATAGCCGCCTAA
- a CDS encoding DUF4276 family protein — MHIEFLVEDLSTQEACTLLLPTLLPSGTEYEIRSFRGKQDLLSKLPDRLRAYRGWLPQDWRIVVLVDCDNENCQDLKSKLEERSRQAGFITKTACSQGREFQVLNRIMIEELEAWFFGDVEAICQAYTGISSSLAQKVRYRDPDAIQGGTWEALPRELQRAGLI; from the coding sequence ATGCACATCGAATTTCTGGTGGAAGATCTCTCCACCCAAGAAGCCTGCACATTATTGTTGCCAACCCTTCTGCCATCAGGTACTGAGTACGAAATCCGTTCTTTCAGGGGGAAACAAGACCTACTATCCAAATTACCTGATCGTCTCAGAGCCTATCGAGGATGGCTTCCTCAAGATTGGCGAATCGTTGTTCTTGTTGATTGCGATAATGAGAACTGCCAAGACTTAAAAAGTAAGCTGGAAGAAAGGAGCCGACAGGCAGGGTTCATTACCAAAACTGCCTGTAGTCAAGGACGAGAATTTCAAGTTCTCAATCGCATCATGATTGAGGAACTTGAAGCCTGGTTCTTTGGTGATGTCGAGGCGATTTGCCAAGCCTATACTGGAATTTCCTCTAGCCTCGCTCAAAAAGTGAGATATCGAGATCCTGATGCCATTCAGGGTGGCACCTGGGAAGCCTTGCCGCGAGAACTCCAACGGGCAGGTCTAATTTAA
- a CDS encoding DUF2442 domain-containing protein encodes MMNKQHEVQNLTFEGQWMILTVDHQTYRLPIDQASSRLAQASDSDRNHYQVSPSGYGIHWTMLDEDLSINGLIRLAQAQPVQSTVS; translated from the coding sequence ATGATGAACAAGCAACATGAGGTTCAAAACCTGACTTTTGAAGGGCAATGGATGATTTTAACCGTGGATCATCAGACTTATCGTTTGCCCATAGACCAAGCCTCTAGTCGCCTTGCCCAAGCCTCTGACAGCGATCGCAACCACTATCAAGTTTCCCCCTCCGGCTATGGCATTCACTGGACTATGCTTGACGAAGACCTTTCCATTAATGGCTTGATCCGCCTTGCCCAAGCTCAACCAGTCCAGTCCACCGTGTCATGA
- the istA gene encoding IS21 family transposase yields the protein MPGKLIETYQVRVYMNARELGLTQAEAAYVAQFSERSGQRIESGDYQPNRGKVRAWRTSADPLAEVWESELEPMLRAQPKLKPMTLFEYLQTKYPGKYPQVLRTLQRRVATWKALHGSAPEVMFELRHEPGRLGFSDFTELKGIEITLNGQPFEHLIYHYRLGYSGWQYAQIIQGGESFIALSEGLQNALFACGGAPKQHRTDSLSAAYRNLGGVRNKPLTRLYDDLCHHYRMQPTRNNTSIAHENGSIESPHGHLKNRIEQALLLRGSYEFSSIAEYQALINQAVDRLNAQHTEKIEAEKAYLQPLPQGRVADYEILTARVSCHSTIDVRCVLYTVPARLIGRQLELHLYHDRIVEYLHRQQVVELPRIRTSGTGKRRARCINYRHVAEGLRRKPRAFLYCTWQQDLLPNEQWQHLWQQMKTQFDLDTAAVLMVESLYIAAADDKESQVAEY from the coding sequence ATGCCTGGAAAACTGATTGAAACTTATCAAGTCAGAGTGTACATGAATGCCCGAGAACTCGGTTTAACTCAAGCCGAAGCGGCTTATGTTGCCCAATTTTCAGAACGCAGTGGACAACGCATTGAATCTGGGGACTACCAACCAAACCGGGGAAAGGTGCGAGCGTGGCGAACGAGTGCCGACCCGTTAGCGGAGGTGTGGGAAAGTGAACTAGAGCCAATGCTGCGAGCGCAACCAAAGCTCAAACCGATGACACTGTTCGAATATCTGCAAACAAAATACCCTGGCAAGTACCCGCAGGTGCTGCGAACCCTACAGCGACGAGTGGCAACATGGAAAGCGCTGCATGGGTCAGCCCCAGAAGTGATGTTTGAGTTGCGGCATGAACCAGGGAGGCTGGGATTTTCCGACTTCACCGAGTTAAAGGGGATTGAGATCACCCTCAATGGTCAGCCGTTTGAGCATTTAATCTATCACTATCGTCTGGGATACAGTGGCTGGCAATATGCCCAAATTATCCAAGGTGGGGAGAGTTTCATTGCGCTCTCCGAAGGCTTACAAAATGCTCTGTTTGCCTGTGGAGGTGCGCCAAAGCAGCACCGTACCGATAGTTTGAGTGCCGCCTATCGAAACCTGGGGGGTGTTCGGAACAAACCCTTAACGCGGTTGTATGACGATCTGTGCCACCACTATCGGATGCAACCGACGCGAAACAACACCAGCATTGCCCATGAGAATGGGTCGATTGAGTCTCCCCATGGACACTTGAAGAATCGCATTGAGCAAGCCTTGCTGCTGCGCGGGAGTTATGAGTTCAGCAGCATTGCCGAGTATCAAGCCTTGATTAACCAGGCGGTCGATAGACTTAACGCCCAGCACACCGAGAAGATTGAGGCTGAAAAAGCCTATTTGCAACCCTTGCCCCAAGGACGGGTCGCCGATTACGAAATCCTCACCGCCCGTGTGAGTTGCCACAGCACGATTGATGTGCGCTGTGTGTTGTATACCGTGCCTGCCCGACTGATTGGACGGCAACTTGAACTCCATCTATATCATGACCGGATTGTCGAGTATTTACATCGCCAGCAGGTGGTGGAGTTGCCTCGCATTCGAACCAGTGGCACAGGCAAACGACGTGCTCGGTGTATCAACTACCGACATGTGGCTGAAGGACTCAGGCGCAAGCCCCGAGCATTCTTGTACTGCACCTGGCAACAGGACTTACTGCCCAATGAGCAATGGCAACACCTGTGGCAACAGATGAAAACGCAGTTTGACCTCGATACCGCCGCTGTCCTGATGGTTGAAAGCTTGTATATTGCGGCTGCCGATGACAAAGAATCTCAGGTTGCCGAATACTGA
- the istB gene encoding IS21-like element helper ATPase IstB, which translates to MTNSCPPPPQPSPYQSLSLHLKQLHLSHMLVHWETLEAQAMQESWSYAQFLLALCELEAQRRWSARLQRALSQAQLPNAKTLSNFDFSWCPKFNPAPLMQLADDSTWLTRAENLLLFGSSGVGKTHLAAGVARRMVEFGKRVKFCSAIALVQHLQHSKLQLQLQSTLKKLDRFDLLVLDDLGYVKKSEAETSVLFELIAHRYERKSLLITANQPFSQWDAIFSDSMMTVAAVDRLVHHALIVEIQADSYRKQAAVAKSVDSNKPAANPQ; encoded by the coding sequence ATGACCAACTCCTGTCCCCCACCGCCCCAACCCAGCCCTTACCAAAGCCTAAGTCTACACCTCAAGCAATTGCACCTCTCCCACATGCTGGTTCATTGGGAAACCCTCGAGGCTCAGGCGATGCAGGAGAGTTGGTCCTACGCGCAGTTCTTGCTGGCTCTTTGCGAATTGGAGGCTCAGCGTCGCTGGAGTGCTCGCCTGCAAAGAGCCTTAAGCCAAGCCCAACTGCCAAACGCAAAAACCCTTTCCAACTTTGACTTTTCCTGGTGTCCAAAATTCAATCCTGCCCCCTTAATGCAACTGGCAGACGATTCTACCTGGCTCACACGGGCGGAGAATCTGTTGCTCTTTGGCAGCAGTGGCGTGGGAAAAACGCATTTGGCTGCAGGTGTAGCTCGTCGCATGGTGGAGTTTGGTAAACGCGTCAAGTTCTGCTCCGCCATCGCCCTGGTGCAACATCTGCAGCACTCAAAACTGCAATTGCAACTGCAATCCACCCTCAAAAAGCTCGACCGCTTTGACTTGCTAGTACTCGATGACCTGGGCTATGTCAAAAAGTCAGAAGCCGAAACCTCCGTTCTATTTGAACTCATTGCCCATCGGTATGAGCGTAAGAGCTTACTGATTACGGCTAATCAACCCTTCAGTCAGTGGGATGCCATCTTTTCCGATTCCATGATGACCGTTGCAGCCGTAGACCGATTAGTTCATCATGCCCTCATTGTCGAGATTCAAGCCGATAGTTATCGTAAGCAAGCAGCGGTGGCCAAGTCAGTAGATTCCAACAAACCAGCAGCAAATCCTCAATAA